The following DNA comes from Lentibacillus sp. Marseille-P4043.
GAGATAGTTAATAAGAACGTAACCATAAGTATTCCAAGCACCAATGCCGGGTTTCGCTTCCATTTGCGTATCATCATGATTCCTCCGCTTGTGCATTCATAACTGCATACTTTACGATCTGGCTAAACCAAACACTTGCCAGTATCAGTAACATAAAGGCAAATAATAATACAACCGTCATATTCGTATCATAGTTTTGAATCGACTGCAGCAAGTAATACGCTGCCCCGCGATATCCTGTCAGCAATTCTATAATTGGCAGGCTACTTAATACATACAACATAACCGTTTGCACATGCGTCAAAATCGTCGGCCAGGAATTCCAAAGCATATGGAAAGAGACCACCCGAAACGAAGATGTACCTTTAGAACGTGCAGTTCGGACATAGTCATGGTCTTCCTGCTGTAACAATGCCTGTTGTGTTAGATTTGCAAGGTACATCGTTGGATATATCGCAACGACCAACATGGGTAAAATAAAGCTGTACCACTTGTCATCACTGAACAACGAAAATGATGGAAAACCCCAA
Coding sequences within:
- a CDS encoding ABC transporter permease subunit, with amino-acid sequence MKNLTLNLLKSLLIFFGVSIVVLAIILLPREPVVMSEGTFHMETVFPFGWEGYIANIQHFFTDLIANGGFGAVKTGIPVMEAAGTYLGRSLEIILPAFFISVLFGIIIGVANFVNYHRKRGIALRVVNWLCTAVPDFFIVVGLQFFIILLIRWGFPSFSLFSDDKWYSFILPMLVVAIYPTMYLANLTQQALLQQEDHDYVRTARSKGTSSFRVVSFHMLWNSWPTILTHVQTVMLYVLSSLPIIELLTGYRGAAYYLLQSIQNYDTNMTVVLLFAFMLLILASVWFSQIVKYAVMNAQAEES